A DNA window from Drosophila pseudoobscura strain MV-25-SWS-2005 chromosome 2, UCI_Dpse_MV25, whole genome shotgun sequence contains the following coding sequences:
- the LOC26532670 gene encoding histone H4, producing the protein MTGRGKGGKGLGKGGAKRHRKVLRDNIQGITKPAIRRLARRGGVKRISGLIYEETRGVLKVFLENVIRDAVTYTEHAKRKTVTAMDVVYALKRQGRTLYGFGG; encoded by the coding sequence ATGACTGGTCGTGGTAAAGGTGGCAAAGGCTTGGGAAAGGGAGGCGCTAAGCGTCATCGCAAGGTTCTGCGTGATAACATCCAGGGTATCACGAAGCCCGCTATCCGCCGTTTGGCTCGTCGTGGCGGTGTAAAACGTATCTCGGGACTCATCTACGAGGAAACTCGTGGAGTGCTGAAAGTGTTTTTGGAAAACGTTATCCGTGATGCCGTCACCTACACCGAACATGCCAAGAGGAAGACAGTCACAGCCATGGATGTTGTGTATGCTCTGAAGAGACAAGGCCGCACGCTGTACGGTTTCGGCGGTTAA
- the LOC26534208 gene encoding histone H2A: MSGRGKGGKVKGKAKSRSNRAGLQFPVGRIHRLLRKGNYAERVGAGAPVYLAAVMEYLAAEVLELAGNAARDNKKTRIIPRHLQLAIRNDEELNKLLSGVTIAQGGVLPNIQAVLLPKKTEKKA, encoded by the coding sequence ATGTCTGGTCGTGGTAAAGGTGGCAAAGTGAAGGGAAAGGCAAAGTCTCGGTCGAACCGTGCTGGTCTTCAGTTCCCTGTGGGTCGTATTCATCGTCTACTTCGCAAGGGCAACTATGCCGAGCGTGTCGGTGCCGGCGCTCCCGTTTACCTGGCAGCCGTGATGGAATACTTGGCCGCTGAAGTTCTCGAGTTGGCTGGCAATGCTGCCCGTGATAACAAGAAGACGAGAATTATCCCTCGCCATCTGCAGCTGGCCATCCGCAACGATGAGGAGTTGAACAAACTGCTCTCAGGCGTCACCATTGCTCAGGGTGGTGTGTTGCCCAACATCCAGGCCGTTCTGCTGCCCAAGAAGACTGAGAAGAAGGCATAA
- the LOC6903937 gene encoding histone H2B, whose amino-acid sequence MPPKTSGKAAKKAGKAQKNITKNDKKKKRKRKESYAIYIYKVLKQVHPDTGISSKAMSIMNSFVNDIFERIAAEASRLAHYNKRSTITSREIQTAVRLLLPGELAKHAVSEGTKAVTKYTSSK is encoded by the coding sequence ATGCCTCCCAAGACTAGTGGAAAGGCAGCCAAAAAGGCTGGAAAGGCTCAGAAGAACATTACCAAGAacgacaagaagaagaagcgcaAGAGGAAGGAGAGCTATGCCATCTATATTTACAAAGTTCTGAAGCAAGTCCATCCTGACACTGGTATTTCGTCGAAAGCGATGAGCATCATGAACAGCTTTGTAAATGACATCTTCGAGCGCATTGCTGCCGAGGCGTCTCGCTTGGCTCATTACAACAAGCGCTCAACCATCACCAGTCGGGAAATCCAAACGGCtgtgcgcctgctgctgccgggagAGCTGGCCAAGCACGCTGTTAGTGAGGGAACCAAGGCTGTCACCAAGTACACCAGCTCCAAGTAA
- the LOC117185630 gene encoding histone H1-like produces MSDSAVATSASPVAAPPVPAEKKVAAKKASGSAAATAKAKKPTAPPSHPPTQQMVDASIKSLKERGGSSLLAIKKYITAEYKCDAQKLAPFIKKYLKSAVANGKLIQTKGKGASGSFKLSASAKKEPKPKVASVEKKVKSKKVASSSSAATKKTASPKKAAAAGDKKLKVKKSVATKKTAEKKKTEKAKAKDAKKTGIVKAKPAATKAKSSPAKPKPKPKAKAVAAAASVKPKKTTKKPAAPATVKKPKAKTTAAKK; encoded by the coding sequence ATGTCTGATTCTGCAGTTGCAACATCCGCGTCTCCAGTGGCTGCTCCACCAGTTCCAGCGGAGAAGAAGGTGGCCGCCAAAAAGGCATCTGGatccgctgctgctactgcaaaGGCAAAGAAGCCCACAGCTCCACCATCGCATCCCCCAACTCAGCAAATGGTTGACGCTTCGATTAAGAGCTTGAAGGAACGTGGCGGCTCATCGCTTTTGGCAATCAAGAAATATATTACTGCCGAATACAAATGCGATGCCCAGAAACTGGCCCCATTTATCAAGAAGTACTTGAAGTCGGCCGTTGCCAATGGAAAGCTGATCCAAACAAAGGGAAAGGGTGCATCTGGTTCGTTCAAGCTGTCGGCTTCCGCCAAAAAGGAGCCCAAGCCAAAGGTTGCATCTGTCGAGAAGAAAGTTAAAAGTAAGAAGGTggcgtcatcgtcgtcggcgGCAACCAAGAAGACAGCAAGCCCTAAAAAAGCAGCCGCTGCCGGTGACAAGAAACTAAAGGTGAAGAAGTCAGTCGCCACCAAGAAGACCgccgagaagaagaaaactgagAAGGCAAAGGCTAAGGATGCGAAGAAAACTGGAATCGTGAAGGCGAAGCCAGCAGCGACAAAGGCCAAGTCGAGCccagcaaaaccaaagccaaagccaaaagcaaaggctGTAGCTGCAGCGGCATCTGTCAAGCCCAAGAAGACAACGAAGAAGCCAGCAGCTCCCGCCACTGTAAAGAAGCCGAAAGCCAAGACGACAGCGGCCAAAAAGTAA
- the LOC117183558 gene encoding histone H3, producing MARTKQTARKSTGGKAPRKQLATKAARKSAPATGGVKKPHRYRPGTVALREIRRYQKSTELLIRKLPFQRLVREIAQDFKTDLRFQSSAVMALQEASEAYLVGLFEDTNLCAIHAKRVTIMPKDIQLARRIRGERA from the coding sequence ATGGCCCGTACCAAGCAGACTGCTCGTAAATCGACTGGTGGCAAGGCGCCGCGCAAACAACTGGCTACCAAGGCCGCACGTAAAAGTGCTCCAGCAACCGGAGGCGTGAAGAAACCTCATCGATATCGCCCCGGCACTGTTGCCCTCCGTGAAATCCGTCGCTACCAGAAGAGTACCGAGCTGCTGATCCGCAAACTGCCTTTCCAGCGTTTGGTTCGTGAAATCGCTCAGGATTTCAAAACTGACTTGCGTTTCCAGAGCTCGGCAGTAATGGCACTCCAGGAAGCTAGCGAAGCCTATCTGGTCGGTCTCTTCGAAGATACCAACTTGTGCGCCATCCATGCCAAGCGTGTCACAATCATGCCCAAGGACATCCAACTGGCCAGACGTATCCGTGGCGAGCGTGCTTAA
- the LOC26532398 gene encoding histone H1-like: protein MSDSAVATSASPVAAPPVPAEKKVAAKKASGSAAATAKAKKPTAPPSHPPTQQMVDASIKSLKERGGSSLLAIKKYITAEYKCDAQKLAPFIKKYLKSAVANGKLIQTKGKGASGSFKLSASAKKEPKPKVASVEKKVKSKKVASSSSAATKKTASPKKAAAAGDKKLKVKKSVATKKTAEKKKTEKAKAKDAKKTGIVKAKPAATKAKSSPAKPKPKPKAKAVAAAASVKPKKTTKKPAAPATVKKPKAKTTAAKK, encoded by the coding sequence ATGTCTGATTCTGCAGTTGCAACATCCGCCTCTCCAGTGGCTGCTCCACCAGTGCCAGCGGAGAAGAAGGTGGCCGCCAAAAAGGCATCTGGatccgctgctgctactgcaaaGGCAAAGAAGCCCACAGCTCCACCATCGCATCCCCCAACTCAGCAAATGGTTGACGCTTCGATTAAGAGCTTGAAGGAACGTGGCGGCTCATCGCTTTTGGCAATCAAGAAATATATTACTGCCGAATACAAATGCGATGCCCAGAAACTGGCCCCATTTATCAAGAAGTACTTGAAGTCGGCCGTTGCCAATGGAAAGCTGATCCAAACAAAGGGAAAGGGTGCATCTGGTTCGTTCAAGCTGTCGGCTTCCGCCAAAAAGGAGCCCAAGCCAAAGGTTGCATCTGTCGAGAAGAAAGTTAAAAGTAAGAAGGTggcgtcatcgtcgtcggcgGCAACCAAGAAGACAGCAAGCCCTAAAAAAGCAGCCGCTGCCGGTGACAAGAAACTAAAGGTGAAGAAGTCAGTCGCCACCAAGAAGACCgccgagaagaagaaaactgagAAGGCAAAGGCTAAGGATGCGAAGAAAACTGGAATCGTGAAGGCGAAGCCAGCAGCGACAAAGGCCAAGTCGAGCccagcaaaaccaaagccaaagccaaaagcaaaggctGTAGCTGCAGCGGCATCTGTCAAGCCCAAGAAGACAACGAAGAAGCCAGCAGCTCCCGCCACTGTAAAGAAGCCGAAAGCCAAGACGACAGCGGCCAAAAAGTAA
- the LOC117183555 gene encoding histone H2A-like yields the protein MAFCGVGQHSCVNSEKEKESINMSGRGKGGKVKGKAKSRSNRAGLQFPVGRIHRLLRKGNYAERVGAGAPVYLAAVMEYLAAEVLELAGNAARDNKKTRIIPRHLQLAIRNDEELNKLLSGVTIAQGGVLPNIQAVLLPKKTEKKA from the coding sequence ATGGCGTTCTGTGGGGTTGGACAACATTCGTGTGTGAacagtgaaaaagaaaaggaatctATTAACATGTCTGGTCGTGGTAAAGGTGGCAAAGTGAAGGGAAAGGCAAAGTCTCGGTCGAACCGTGCTGGTCTTCAGTTCCCTGTTGGTCGTATTCATCGTCTACTTCGCAAGGGCAACTATGCCGAGCGTGTCGGTGCCGGCGCTCCCGTTTACCTGGCAGCCGTGATGGAATACTTGGCCGCTGAAGTTCTCGAGTTGGCTGGCAATGCTGCCCGTGATAACAAGAAGACGAGAATTATCCCTCGCCATCTGCAGCTGGCCATCCGCAACGATGAGGAGTTGAACAAACTGCTCTCAGGCGTCACCATTGCTCAGGGTGGTGTGTTGCCCAACATCCAGGCCGTTCTGCTGCCCAAGAAGACCGAGAAGAAGGCATAA
- the LOC117183919 gene encoding histone H1-like yields the protein MATAAQHTPTQTTTRQYIRNLFENISLLFFWYLFFVFLSASAKKAPNPKVASVEKKVKSKKVASSSSAATKKTASPKKAAAAGDKKLKVKKSVATKKTAEKKKTEKAKAKDAKKTGIVKAKPAATKAKSSPAKPKPKPKAKAVAAAASVKPKKTTKKPAAPATVKKPKAKTTAAKK from the exons ATGGCCACA gcagcacagcacacccccacacaaacaacaacaagacaATATATACGCAATCTCTTTGAAAATATctctttgttatttttttggtatttgttttttgtgtttctgtcGGCTTCCGCCAAAAAGGCGCCCAACCCAAAGGTTGCATCTGTCGAGAAGAAAGTTAAAAGTAAGAAGGTggcgtcatcgtcgtcggcgGCAACCAAGAAGACAGCAAGCCCTAAAAAAGCAGCCGCTGCCGGTGACAAGAAACTAAAGGTGAAGAAGTCAGTCGCCACCAAGAAGACCgccgagaagaagaaaactgagAAGGCAAAGGCTAAGGATGCGAAGAAAACTGGAATCGTGAAGGCGAAGCCAGCAGCGACAAAGGCCAAGTCGAGCccagcaaaaccaaagccaaagccaaaagcaaaggctGTAGCTGCAGCGGCATCTGTCAAGCCCAAGAAGACAACGAAGAAGCCAGCAGCTCCCGCCACTGTAAAGAAGCCGAAAGCCAAGACGACAGCGGCCAAAAAGTAA
- the p gene encoding Hermansky-Pudlak syndrome 5 protein homolog encodes MADEYCLTNFIDFSLSLSLPLKHNRIKYTCFDISDSYIIFGASSGSLYLFNRNGKFLHLIPNKHGAITNLSISANNKYVAFSTQRSLICVYVVNLSAQATPQVIVTHLDQSVQVSCIHWTQDEKQFYYGDSRGQVNLVLLSSFIGHSLLLNMTVHPLLYLDSPIVQIDDFESLLLVSNCTKCILCNTEYEEYKQIGNRPRDGAYGACFFISPHESVQPSRIYCARPGTRIWEVDFEGEVILTHQFKTALATAPAKIQKTTNVDNNADELDSNDELLDYQPQQLQFSRVQRLSHDFLLAYTELGLYIFDVRNSSVVLWCNQFERILDCRVSGMEIFVFTQTGSLYSVQLQTLHGYSITLMHQSKLLQCANLLRQHVKYFADKARENYELKLLNQLKQLLIERQEYELLNDISVIFDAIAQCTGTALDTQSSGGSSAATERSGSMRAIGVSTTKGPPKGVYVLENAFCDNLKQQPKSGHFKDALLTVTGKFGKNIIKYKFNIFAEEQQQLVRELIPASERSLPFKDIKARYESGDVGEEEIVSRCKRPTPQAPHISPEEKTIYNLYLICKSAKFSRTHCVERYRAVFDEYAASELIALMGKLAQLMVEHGDGQEQAERNCYEMYFNYLNPELIWEVDDSTRDYIASGFVLLNAPQCMEIVRCDHCAFPLRFDNACQYHELGAVLLRYFWSRNEQLKCFDVVQAVPALLDVLAKFYLAEQNLDKVIPIVLNYGQPELLLDVGRQLNVSAWARCFEQFAELQRGRLICVNCECVSSVEQDQLTRHFFYTWNCFLNIALDHLTASDTLSLIFKWSSYIPNDAIDREFYSRCLIKG; translated from the exons ATGGCGGATGAGTATTGTCTGACGaactttattgatttttcGTTGTCTTTGTCGCTGCCCCTGAAGCACAATCGAATAAAG TACACATGCTTCGACATCTCCGACAGCTACATCATCTTTGGAGCTTCCTCCGGCTCCCTCTATCTATTCAATCGCAACGGAAAGTTTCTGCACCTCATCCCCAACAAACATGGAGCCATCACCAACCTGAGCATATCAGCCAACAACAAGTACGTTGCCTTCTCCACTCAGCGATCCCTTATTTGCGTGTACGTTGTGAACCTGTCCGCCCAGGCTACGCCGCAGGTGATCGTCACTCATCTGGACCAATCTGTCCAGGTCAGCTGCATCCATTGGACGCAGGACGAGAAGCAATTTTACTACGGTGACTCTCGGGGCCAGGTGAACCTTGTCCTGCTCTCTTCCTTCATAGGCCACAGTCTGCTGCTCAACATGACTGTGCACCCCTTGCTCTATCTCGACTCGCCCATTGTCCAGATCGATGACTTCGAATCCCTGCTCCTGGTGTCGAACTGCACCAAATGCATACTCTGCAATACCGAGTACGAGGAGTACAAACAG ATCGGCAACCGTCCTCGTGATGGCGCCTACGGCGCCTGCTTTTTCATTTCGCCCCACGAGTCAGTGCAGCCGTCGCGCATCTACTGCGCACGGCCCGGTACCCGAATCTGGGAGGTGGACTTTGAGGGCGAAGTCATCCTGACCCATCAGTTTAAGACCGCCCTGGCCACGGCCCCCGCCAAGATACAGAAAACCACCAACGTAGACAACAACGCAGACGAGCTGGACTCCAACGACGAGTTGCTGGACTACCAGCCGCAGCAGTTGCAGTTCTCTAGGGTGCAGAGGCTTAGCCATGATTTTCTATTGGCCTATACCGAGCTGGGGCTCTACATCTTCGACGTGCGCAACTCATCCGTAGTCCTATGGTGCAACCAGTTCGAGCGGATTTTGGACTGCCGTGTATCCGGAATGGAGATATTTGTGTTCACGCAGACGGGTTCATTGTACAGCGTGCAGCTGCAGACACTCCACGGGTATTCCATCACTCTAATGCATCAGTCGAAGTTGCTCCAATGCGCGAATCTACTGCGCCAGCATGTGAAGTACTTTGCGGACAAGGCCAGGGAAAACTACGAGCTGAAGTTGCTCAATCAGCTTAAGCAACTGCTGATCGAAAGACAGGAGTACGAGCTCCTGAACGACATTTCCGTAATCTTCGATGCTATAGCTCAGTGCACAGGAACTGCGCTGGATACCCAAAGCTCTGGCGGCAGCTCGGCCGCCACCGAGCGTAGCGGAAGCATGAGAGCTATTGGAGTAAGCACCACTAAGGGCCCGCCAAAGGGTGTGTATGTCCTGGAGAACGCCTTTTGCGATAATCTAAAGCAACAGCCGAAGTCCGGACACTTTAAGGATGCCCTACTTACCGTCACCGGCAAGTTTGGAAAGAACATCATCAAATACAAGTTCAACATATTCGcagaagagcagcaacagctggtGAGAGAGCTCATTCCAGCCAGTGAACGGTCTCTACCATTTAAGGACATCAAGGCCCGATACGAATCGGGTGATGTTGGGGAGGAGGAGATCGTGAGCCGCTGCAAGCGACCTACGCCGCAAGCGCCCCACATCAGCCCCGAGGAGAAGACCATCTACAACCTCTATCTTATCTGCAAGAGCGCCAAGTTCAGTCGGACGCACTGCGTTGAGCGCTATCGTGCCGTCTTCGATGAGTACGCAGCCAGCGAGCTGATAGCTCTGATGGGCAAGCTGGCCCAATTGATGGTGGAGCACGGAGATGGGCAGGAGCAAGCAGAACGAAATTGCTACGAAATGTACTTTAACTATTTGAACCCCGAGCTCATCTGGGAGGTGGATGACTCCACACGGGACTACATTGCCAGTGGATTTGTGCTCCTCAATGCCCCGCAGTGCATGGAGATCGTTAGATGTGACCACTGCGCCTTCCCTCTGCGGTTCGACAACGCCTGCCAGTACCACGAACTTGGAGCCGTCCTGCTTCGCTACTTCTGGTCTCGCAACGAGCAACTCAAGTGCTTCGATGTGGTACAAGCCGTTCCTGCCCTGCTTGATGTCCTGGCCAAGTTCTATTTGGCCGAGCAGAACCTCGATAAAGTCATCCCCATTGTACTCAACTATGGACAGCCGGAGCTGCTCTTGGACGTGGGGCGACAGCTCAACGTGTCTGCCTGGGCCCGCTGCTTCGAGCAGTTTGCGGAGCTGCAGCGTGGACGCCTAATCTGCGTAAACTGCGAGTGCGTGTCGAGCGTGGAACAGGACCAGCTGACGCGACATTTCTTTTACACTTGGAACTGCTTCCTTAACATCGCCCTCGACCACCTGACGGCCAGCGACACGTTGTCCCTGATCTTTAAGTGGAGCTCGTACATTCCGAACGATGCCATTGACAGAGAATTCTATTCCAGATGCTTGATCAAGGGCTAG